A window of Borrelia duttonii Ly genomic DNA:
TATTATTTTATTTTTTTTCAATAGCCTCTTCTAAAAGATCTCTTTTACTTTTTGAAAATTTTCTTCCAGTTTTGCAAAAGATTCTTCAGTATATTTATATGAATCTCTCATAATATTATGTACCATTTGTCGAGAATTGTATGTATACAAAACATAATTGTACAGCAAAAATCTTTATTTGCAAAATTAATTGATTATAAATTTGATATATTATCAATATTATTGACAAGTACCAATCTCTTTTTATCCTTCATAACTAAACCTCTATCCATTAGATCTAACAAATACCTCCTTATTTGATAATGAGACACATTTGTATCTTGATTAATTTTAATTAAAGACTTTATAGTACGTCTATCAGGTTCTAAATTAGATGCAATAAACTTAAGTGATTTATCAACAATATCGTTTGCAGATATTTCTTTAGCCTCTAAACTAGAAATTTGTTGACCATAATTTTGAACCTTTTGATTCACACTATTCTTACTACTACAACTGCTACACTTAATACCATCATCATATAAAAATAATAATTTTCTTTCACAAAATTTATGATAAGAATTTTGTATTATACAAAAAACCATTACTAAAAATATATCTAAACAAATAGACAACAACAATAACAAATAAACAAAAATTATATTCGGATAATCATTTTTATTAATAACAACAGATGTGCCATTCAACACATTGACTGCCTTAATTTTATTATTATATGAATCTTTTGTTACAACAAGATCATCAAACTGAGATCCTAAATCATCCAAAGACTTCAAATATTCATTCTTTTGTCCAAATAAATCCTTATTCTCTCTTCTTGCATCTTCAATTTCTTTCATATAATCTTGCTTCATAGTTCTATATGTATAATCCAAACTCAAATGTTTATTTTTAGCAAATTCTATACGATCATTATTATTTTTGATCTTAATATCAATATTAGATATCTCATCTTTAAGTATTTTTTCTCTCTCAGAGAGTCGTTTGAGAATATTTTTCTCTTTTGAACTCTGACTATTTTTAACGCTCAAAACAGCGTCCTTAATAGTATTTTCAAACATCAAGCTAAAAAAACTTTCAAAACTCATCCACGAACTCACAGACTGCGTTACAAGTCCTATGACTAATAATACAAGTATTGCTACTTTTTCCAAAAATACAAACACTGAAACTTGAACACGCTTTCTCAATAAGTACAAAAAATATAACAATATCGAAGATGGTACTAAAATAATTACCATTGTAAATGGTAATGTAAAATATAATTTATAATTACTACCAATATCATAGCCTAAAATTCCTCTATGAGAATGCAACACATTAAAGAAAAATAATAATAAAGCAAACATTATTAACCAAATATTGTAAACAATAAATTCAAAATTAAGTCTCCAACGATCCATAATACGAAATTCAACATCAATATTTCTTTTACTATTATTCTTACTTACCATCCCAAACCTCCCATAATTATATTACTAAATCATTATGAATTAGTAAACTTATCATTATGAATTAGTAAACTTATCATTATGAATTAGTAAACTTATCGTTATGAATTAACAAACTTATCGTTATGAATTAACAAACTTATCGTTATGAATTAACAAACTTATCGTTATGAATTAACAAACTTATCGTTATGAATTAACAAACTTATCGTTATGAATTAACAAACTTATCGTTATGAATTAACAAACTTATCGTTATGAATTAACAAACTTATCGTTATGAATTAACAAACTTATCGTTATGAATTAACAAACTTATCGTTATGAATTAACAAACTTATCGTTATGAATTAACAAACTTATCGTTATGAATTAACAAACTTATCGTTATGAATTAACAAACTTATCGTTATGAATTAACAAACTTATCGTTATGAATTAACAAACTTATCGTTATGAATTAACAAACTTATCGTTATGAATTAACAAACTTATCGTTATGAATTAACAAACTTATCGTTATGAATTAACAAACTTATCGTTATGAATTAACAAACTTATCGTTATGAATTAACAATGTTAAAAAAACAATGTACAATGCTAATTGTATTGTCTTTCTATGAAATTCCCAAATACTTCCCTAAAGTCACAAACATTTGGACCACAAAATATGAAACAGCAAGTGTAGCAATAACTGTCAAAGACGAAACCAATTGGCCCTTAAATCCTAACTTACTTTCAATAAAAGTTAATCTAGAATTAATTTGCCCCACATCACTCTTAACAGCCTCTATCTTTTCATCTAGTTTATCCATTCTAGCATCTAGTTTATCCATTCTAGCATCTAGTTTATCCATTCTAGCATCTAGTTTATCCATTCTAGCATTAAGTCTACTCTCAACTCCATCTATCTTTGCATTTAAATCATTCTTAACAGAATCTATCTTTGCATCTAGTTTATCTATCTTTGCATTTAAATCATTCTTAACAGAATCTATCTTTGCATCTAGTTTATCTATCTTTGCATTTAAATCATTCTTAACAGAATCTATCTTTGCATCTAGTTTATCTATCTTTGCATTTAAATCATTCTTAACAGAATCTATCTTATCACTTAAATCAATCTTAAGAATATTTATCTTATCATCCAAATAATGAAAATTATCCATCATTCTATCTTGAAGAAGATCAAACTTCTCTTCAAGAACATAATAACTTATAATCTGACCATCAAATGGTATATTATGATAATCTTTTTTAACTCTCTCAGATTTAATTGAACTCTTATTTATTGGATTATTATCAATTAATTGTTCCTTTGCTACAGCAACATCCATATCAAAATCAAACCTCTATTAATCCTTAACTATTTACATTCTAATTCTAATTAATTTTAACATAATAAGCTTGAATTACTAATACAAAAAAGAATAAGACCAACAACAAAAGTTATTGATCTTATTCAAGGGTGTATTCATGGTAAAAATAATAAATTATATTACTATGAATACAATTAATATTATACATCTTTTTCCAAAAAAATCAATAGATAAAATCGATTGTTGAAAAAATATTTTTCATTTTTTCTATTCCGCCATTCTAAAACCAATTGCATGCTCCTTCTCTTTCAACATTCGAACAAGTTTATTTGCATCTAAAACATCACCATTGAAATTATAATTGATAATTACGTGTCCCTTATTACTTCCGTCACTTTTTTGTATCCTATTAATTTCTTCTGCAATAATTCTTGCTTCAAAATTTCTCAAATTTTGATCAATTGGTGCTGGTGTTACTCTTACAAGCTCATTTTGTCCAAATTCACTAGTCATAAGCCCTAAACCAGGCATAAACGTTGGCCTTGTCGTTGTGAACATAGCCCCACTGCGGGCAAGCTTTATTTCTTCTATAGATCCTGCTGATTTTACTTTTGACATTCTTCTTAATATTTCATCTAATAAATTTTGAGCATGACGCACATCATTGGCCTTGTTCCAATAAAATAAACTTGCCTTTACTTTTTCAACTTCTGCCTCTGCCTTAATTCGTTCTCCTTCTAAAACCTCAAGTTTACGTAAACGCTCCGATTCAAGCTTTTTAGAATCTTCTGCCTTAGTAACTGCTTCACTATGCTGTTGTCTTTTGAATTGATACTCACTTTCTACTTTTGAAATTCTCCTTTGAAATTCTTCACCTGATATCTGTCCCTTAGTCTGTGCCTGCTTCAAAAAAGCAATCTCCTTATTATACTGAGCATCAAGCTCATTCAGCTTCTCTTTTCGCATCTCAATTTCACGATCAAATACTTTCTCAAGATTAAGAAGTTTTACTTCACTTTGTTTAGCTAATTCTTTCAAATCCTCATCACGCTTTTTTTCAATCTTTTTGACTGCAACTTCTGCAAAACCTTGACAAAGTCCTTCGGCAAATTCAAAAACAGATACTATAGCGTCTCCAAAAGGCAAAGATGACACTGTATTTTTGAATGATTCAAACCATGATCTTATTAGAGTATCGAATAGCCTCTCTATATCAGATTCTAGATCAAGTATTATTTGTTTCCCTAAATCTTTATTGAAAACTTTCATTGACGCAGATAAAACCTTATTCAATATATCATGGAAATTCAAACTCAAACCTTTAGCCATCTCTTTGACTTGATCTGCAAGTTGAAGTAAAGTATTCCTGTTTGCCTCATTAAGCATTTTAAACTCTTTTTTATGTGATTCTACAAAATCACGATACAGCTTATTAATCTTAACCTGCATCTCAGCAGTAGCTTTTTCTCTCTCTTTTAAAGGACGCATCAATACTTCAAACTGCATTGACATAACCTTTTCTTGTAAAGCTTTGTGCGCTTCTACAAAAGATCTATCATTTGCTGTTTTTTCAAATTCGTCTACTCCCTTTTTCAGGGCAGTCAACAACTGTTGATTAGAATCATTCAGAGAATGAAAACTTGCTGAATAATTATTAACAAATTCCTGTTGCTTAAGATTTATAACATTAGCAAGTTCCTTCATTTTGCTCTCTTGTTGTTCATACGGAAGCATCAAAACTTCTTGATTCAGTCTTGCTATTTCTGCTTGTAAGTCCTTATGTTCATTCACAAAATGATGATTAGATTGAGCAAACTCATTAACCTGTTTCTCAATATTAGCAAGAGTTTGTTGATTTTGTTGAATCAAAATATCAAAATTTTTACCATACTTGGCAACAAATTCCTTATTTTTTGCATTTACTACAGACTGTAAATCACGAGTAGCCTTTTCTTGTTCATGCAAAGGCTTGATGAATACTTCTCTTTGCATTTTGAAAATTTGTTGTTGCAAAGTCTCATATTCTGCAATCATCTTCTTATTGAAATTATCTATTTTTCTTTTTTCGGCCTCTATCTTTCGTTTTTCTGAATTACTATGATCCTCCATCAAATCAGGAGCAGGCTCTGATGATGCAACTGTCTCTACAATCTTCTTATCTTTACCTTTAGCCATACTCAAGGCTTCATATAATGTATCCCAAACACTTTGTGACCATTTTTTCAAAGTTTGAAAAAGAGAGATAATCGGCTCAAACCCAGCCCTAAATTTTTCAACAAATTTTGTAGAAACATAGTTTGCAAGATCTTTGATTTGACAAAAAAAATCAACTACAGAATTCTTTACCTTTACAAAAAGGTCGACAACTGGTTGAATTGCAAACTTGAATCCTTCAACAAACTTGGTAGTAATATAACCTACAAACTCTTTCATTTTACTTATGATATTCCCAATATGCCTCCAAAGAACAACTGTCAAATTCAATACAAATTTGTACCATTCAACTGTTTTACCACCAATATACCCTACAAAATCTGTCAATTTCTTAGTAAAAGTAATTACAGAAGCAGTTGCTTTTGTTATGGGTACCAAAATTCCAATCATTAACCATTGTTTCGTCTTTTCAAAACCAATCATCAGAGGTTCAAATGCTTTTCCAAGCTCCAGAAACAATTTGTTACTTAGTTTAGAAGTTTGAAGCTGAGCTTCTGACAAATTCTTTGCTCCACGAGCAGTATTGCCGTAAAACTTACCACCTTCAGCTGTAGCCTTCCTAAGAGCACCGCTTAATTCATCAAAACCAACTCGACCTTTACTTGCCAATTCTAATAATTCGTCGCTTGCTACTCCAGCTTCTTTTGCCAAAATATCCGTAATATCAACTCCAACACTACGAAGAGCTTCAAGATCTTCTACGGCAATCTTGTTACTAGCTTCTACTTTAGAATAGATCTCTGCCAACTTTGTAAGTCCTTCACTACTATTCCCCGCAGCCTCTCCAAACATACGCATACGTTGACTAACTTCAGAAGCAGAAGCTCCGTAAGATAACATGGTTTGAGCAGCACTACTTATAGCTTCACTAGTAAATGTGGTTTGTTCCCCAAAAGCATTCATATCATCGGCTAAAGCTTTTCCAAGACTATCGTTATTTAGCATCTGTGAAAAGACGCCAACTTCATTGTTAAATGATTCTAAAGACTCCATAGCGCCTGTAAAAACATTATTCACAGCATTGCCCGCCATTTGAAGAGCTTTAACAATTAATACTATAGGACCAATAGTATTTACCATTCTCTCTAAAGCGTCTGCTGCTGCATTTGCCATATTTTTTACATTGAACAAATTTTTACCAACACGTTTTAGAGTAGCCCCCACACTTTTGAAACTTTTGGTACTATTACTTCCAACAACTTTGACGGATGAAGCAAGATTTTTGAAATTATCACCCATCCTGCGAGTATTCTCAATCAAAGCTTCACAAACCACATTAAAACCATCGCCGGTATTGATCGCGGTCTCTAACCTTGACTTCAAATCTTCTAAGTTTTGAAATTCTTGTGACGCTATTTTTTGAAGTTGTTCAGATATATCATTCAACTTCATTTCATTGGTAGTAACAATTGACAAAGGAATTATGATGTCATCAAGATTCATTTACTTATACTCTCATTTTCAAGTTTTTTGATATTAAGTTCCTCCATAAACCCATAATTGATACCTTCAAGTATCACAAATGCATCTTCATTAGCAGATTTTGCTTTTTCAGCAGCAGTACCACTCTTATTAACCACATCTCCTTGTTTTCGAAGATAATCTGGAATATACGGCAACTCAATACGACCTGACAAATTAACATTCACTAACATAAAAATATAACCTCCTCTCTAATCAAACTTCAAAAAATTTTGCACCAGCAATATAATCATAAGAAAGTGAAACTAATGGCTTTGAAAGTGTTAATTGATATTTTTGATCGATCTTTTGATTCGACAAATCCTGACTTGGATTGAATGTTGCAATTTGTCCTTCGCCAACCATGAATTTAGTTCTCTGATCTTCACTTTGTCCTTGACTTACAAAAAGTACAAAAAACTCGTAATTACGTGGTAACATTTGTTTACCAATATCATATTTGCCATTATCATTCGTCTTCTTTCTAACATCCCGATTCGTAAAATGAGAATTCTCTATGTAAGTCTCAAGCAACTCATCCTTATTCTCAGAAGTCTCACGAAGAGAATATCCTGAAAACTCAACTGTTTGTTCTGGAATTTTCCCAATAGCCGAAATTGAACCGCATACTGTCTTCAATGTCTCAGTAGCTTTAGTTGAACTGATCGAATATGAATAACCAATACAATAAGTTCTGAAAAGTAAGACTTCGATCTCATCATTATCGCCAAAACAGTCTTTCAACGAATTGTAAATGGCATCGTGATAGTAGAAAATACTACCTTGTTTCAAATCCAAAGTTCCAAGCTTAGAATTTGCACCTACAGTTTTTACCCTAAAAACACATTCTTTGATTGATTTCCACTTAGTAGGTTTAGTCATCGAAAGAGGTAAGTTTTTTACAACAAGATCCTTTGGCGAAACTCCGTCACCAGCAGTGGTATCCTTTATTTCTGTCCCTGTAAAGCACCACTTGAATTTAGGTATATTAACAGATACCAAAACAAGCCCTAAGGGCATTTTCAATTTTTGTTCAGCCATTTATATATATCTCCTCCTTTTCAAGCTCAAAAAATTTTGCACCAGCAATATAATCATAAGAC
This region includes:
- a CDS encoding coiled-coil domain-containing protein, with the translated sequence MDVAVAKEQLIDNNPINKSSIKSERVKKDYHNIPFDGQIISYYVLEEKFDLLQDRMMDNFHYLDDKINILKIDLSDKIDSVKNDLNAKIDKLDAKIDSVKNDLNAKIDKLDAKIDSVKNDLNAKIDKLDAKIDSVKNDLNAKIDGVESRLNARMDKLDARMDKLDARMDKLDARMDKLDEKIEAVKSDVGQINSRLTFIESKLGFKGQLVSSLTVIATLAVSYFVVQMFVTLGKYLGIS
- a CDS encoding tape measure protein, whose translation is MNLDDIIIPLSIVTTNEMKLNDISEQLQKIASQEFQNLEDLKSRLETAINTGDGFNVVCEALIENTRRMGDNFKNLASSVKVVGSNSTKSFKSVGATLKRVGKNLFNVKNMANAAADALERMVNTIGPIVLIVKALQMAGNAVNNVFTGAMESLESFNNEVGVFSQMLNNDSLGKALADDMNAFGEQTTFTSEAISSAAQTMLSYGASASEVSQRMRMFGEAAGNSSEGLTKLAEIYSKVEASNKIAVEDLEALRSVGVDITDILAKEAGVASDELLELASKGRVGFDELSGALRKATAEGGKFYGNTARGAKNLSEAQLQTSKLSNKLFLELGKAFEPLMIGFEKTKQWLMIGILVPITKATASVITFTKKLTDFVGYIGGKTVEWYKFVLNLTVVLWRHIGNIISKMKEFVGYITTKFVEGFKFAIQPVVDLFVKVKNSVVDFFCQIKDLANYVSTKFVEKFRAGFEPIISLFQTLKKWSQSVWDTLYEALSMAKGKDKKIVETVASSEPAPDLMEDHSNSEKRKIEAEKRKIDNFNKKMIAEYETLQQQIFKMQREVFIKPLHEQEKATRDLQSVVNAKNKEFVAKYGKNFDILIQQNQQTLANIEKQVNEFAQSNHHFVNEHKDLQAEIARLNQEVLMLPYEQQESKMKELANVINLKQQEFVNNYSASFHSLNDSNQQLLTALKKGVDEFEKTANDRSFVEAHKALQEKVMSMQFEVLMRPLKEREKATAEMQVKINKLYRDFVESHKKEFKMLNEANRNTLLQLADQVKEMAKGLSLNFHDILNKVLSASMKVFNKDLGKQIILDLESDIERLFDTLIRSWFESFKNTVSSLPFGDAIVSVFEFAEGLCQGFAEVAVKKIEKKRDEDLKELAKQSEVKLLNLEKVFDREIEMRKEKLNELDAQYNKEIAFLKQAQTKGQISGEEFQRRISKVESEYQFKRQQHSEAVTKAEDSKKLESERLRKLEVLEGERIKAEAEVEKVKASLFYWNKANDVRHAQNLLDEILRRMSKVKSAGSIEEIKLARSGAMFTTTRPTFMPGLGLMTSEFGQNELVRVTPAPIDQNLRNFEARIIAEEINRIQKSDGSNKGHVIINYNFNGDVLDANKLVRMLKEKEHAIGFRMAE